In one window of Mus pahari chromosome 3, PAHARI_EIJ_v1.1, whole genome shotgun sequence DNA:
- the Lcn9 gene encoding epididymal-specific lipocalin-9: MVLLLVLGLALSLATAQFNLQTAVRRDYNLARISGIWYLDSIASDNMTRIEENGDLRLFIRNIKLLNNGSLQFDFHFMLQGECVAVTMVCEKTRTNGEFSVAYEGENKVLLLETDYSMYVIFYMQNIKNGTQTQVLALYGRSIQLDKTYQKEFENICNLYRLGSQNIIDMTKKGSVEPSEDRSEETGPVGASVSVTEDGASEGRSSGVALGVVSTWT, from the exons ATGGTACTACTACTAGTGCTGGGCCTGGCCCTGAGCCTGGCCACTGCGCAGTTCAACCTGCAGACTGCTGTGCGGAGAGACTACAACCTGGCCAGG ATTTCGGGGATCTGGTACCTCGATTCCATAGCCTCAGATAACATGACACGCATTGAAGAAAATGGAGACCTGAGGCTCTTCATCCGGAACATCAAGCTCTTAAATAACGGCAGCCTGCAGTTTGACTTCCATTTCAT GTTGCAAGGAGAATGTGTAGCTGTGACCATGGTCTGTGAGAAGACTAGGACTAACGGGGAGTTCTCTGTCGCCT ATGAGGGGGAAAACAAGGTACTGCTCTTGGAGACCGACTACAGCATGTATGTCATCTTCTACATGCAGAACATCAAGAATGGGACCCAGACCCAAGTGCTGGCACTCTACG GACGCTCCATACAGCTTGACAAGACTTATcagaaagaatttgaaaatatctgCAATCTATATAGGCTGGGCTCACAAAATATCATCGACATGACAAAAAAAG GGTCTGTGGAGCCATCCGAGGATAGGTCAGAAGAAACAGGCCCAGTAGGAGCATCCGTGTCTGTGACAGAAGATGGAGCATCTGAAGGTCGCTCCTCTGGAGTGGCCCTGGGTGTGGTAAGCacctggacttga
- the Glt6d1 gene encoding putative glycosyltransferase 6 domain-containing protein 1 — protein MKAKRRILLLTFCLFLLLLAKIHFRNHQEEELLLSDWFNPRRRLDVITTTDWLAPVIWEGTFDRKVLENYFRKQNITMGLAVLGVGSLTDRYLDPFLQSAIKFFMPGYRVIFYIMVDKYLQLQEMESNPLRSFQVLIIGMERWWSNFDLMRMKILSEHIQDHIRYEVDFLFSMNINTVFQSEFGVETLSTSVAQLHPWWYFRKRTNLPYERRPTSVAHIPFGLGDFYYAGTIIGGAPFRVLDFAQQYLKGVTLDTENGVNSTYEKYLNKYFFLNKPTKLLSPEYSWDPTFNLPRHVWYVKIAHYPTDDL, from the exons ATGAAGGCTAAAAGGAGGATTTTATTACTgactttctgcctcttcctgctgctgctggcaaaGATCCACTTCAG GAACCACCAGGAAGAGGAACTTCTGCTCTCAGACTGGTTTAATCCCAG GAGACGCCTGGATGTCATCACGACCACAGACTGGCTGGCCCCCGTCATATGGGAAGGCACCTTTGACAGAAAGGTCCTGGAGAACTATTTCAGGAAGCAGAACATCACCATGGGTTTGGCTGTGTTAGGTGTTGGCAG TCTCACTGACAGGTACCTGGACCCATTCTTGCAATCGGCCATCAAGTTCTTCATGCCTGGCTATCGAGTGATCTTCTACATCATGGTGGATAAGTACCTGCAGCTACAAGAAATGGAGTCCAACCCTCTGCGTTCCTTTCAAGTACTCATAATAGGCATGGAGAGGTGGTGGAGCAACTTTGACCTTATGCGCATGAAAATCTTGTCTGAGCATATCCAGGACCACATCAGATATGAGGTGGATTTCCTCTTCAGCATGAACATCAACACCGTCTTCCAAAGTGAGTTTGGGGTAGAGACTCTGAGCACATCTGTTGCTCAGCTCCATCCTTGGTGGTATTTCCGAAAGAGGACGAATCTACCCTATGAGAGGAGACCTACATCAGTAGCCCATATTCCCTTTGGACTGGGGGACTTCTACTATGCTGGTACCATTATAGGTGGAGCGCCCTTTCGGGTCTTGGACTTCGCTCAGCAATACCTGAAGGGCGTTACCTTGGATACTGAAAATGGAGTTAACAGTACCTATGAAAAGTatctcaacaaatattttttccTCAACAAACCCACCAAGCTCCTGTCCCCAGAATACAGCTGGGACCCAACCTTCAACCTCCCTCGGCATGTGTGGTATGTCAAGATTGCTCACTATCCCACAGATGACTTATGA